A single Paenibacillus sp. FSL R5-0517 DNA region contains:
- a CDS encoding GlsB/YeaQ/YmgE family stress response membrane protein, translating into MDLLWVLIVGGLIGWLSGNLIGRDVPGGVLGNVIAGFIGSWLGTELLGPRGPVIGGFHIIPAIVGSIIALLIFFALARGGAFRRR; encoded by the coding sequence ATGGATCTGCTCTGGGTACTCATTGTTGGTGGACTTATTGGTTGGTTAAGCGGCAACTTGATTGGGCGAGATGTACCGGGCGGTGTACTTGGGAACGTTATTGCGGGTTTTATCGGTTCCTGGTTAGGAACGGAATTGCTGGGACCAAGGGGACCGGTGATTGGCGGATTTCACATTATTCCAGCCATCGTTGGCTCCATTATTGCCCTGCTCATCTTCTTCGCTCTCGCACGTGGCGGAGCCTTCCGAAGACGTTAA
- a CDS encoding response regulator transcription factor: MYILKKILVIDDEIAIRDLIELVLRRENYDVQTAEDGKTGLRLLDSFQPDIVVLDLMLPDCSGYDLCKEITGKRAIPVIMLSAKNEVIDKVLGLELGAEDYMTKPFDNRELLARIKVILRRNESKEESSEGTEVTSTRIIHEELTFDLESRRVLKNDVPVSLTAKEFKILETLLKRPEKIFTRDELLQIGWGYDFMGDSRSVDMTIMRLRKKLEDNADEPKYVRTIYGFGYQLGGGEA, translated from the coding sequence GTGTACATTTTGAAGAAAATCTTAGTCATTGATGATGAAATCGCTATTCGAGATTTAATTGAGCTGGTGCTAAGGCGAGAAAACTATGATGTGCAGACCGCAGAGGACGGCAAAACGGGCCTGAGGCTGCTCGACTCTTTTCAACCCGATATAGTGGTACTTGATCTGATGCTGCCAGATTGCTCCGGATATGATTTGTGCAAGGAAATTACCGGAAAACGCGCCATTCCTGTGATTATGCTCTCAGCCAAAAATGAGGTAATCGACAAGGTGCTTGGACTAGAACTGGGCGCGGAAGATTATATGACCAAACCCTTTGATAATCGTGAGTTGCTCGCTCGCATCAAGGTGATTCTGAGAAGAAACGAGAGCAAGGAGGAATCAAGCGAAGGAACAGAGGTGACATCTACACGCATCATTCATGAAGAGTTGACATTTGACTTGGAAAGCCGAAGAGTGCTGAAAAACGATGTACCTGTGTCTTTAACGGCCAAAGAGTTTAAAATTCTGGAAACGTTACTAAAAAGGCCAGAAAAAATTTTTACCCGGGATGAATTGCTGCAGATTGGGTGGGGATATGACTTTATGGGAGACAGTCGCAGTGTGGATATGACCATCATGCGATTACGGAAGAAGTTGGAGGATAACGCGGACGAACCGAAGTATGTTAGGACGATCTATGGATTTGGCTATCAACTTGGAGGTGGCGAGGCCTGA
- a CDS encoding HAMP domain-containing sensor histidine kinase, giving the protein MNKAIDYYSFVTIEKQMMEKADLSELSFREVLAQHRSSSGEPQTEEIVRLALEKLKASGKEVRIYDSSKQLLGLAVDGIIINDGKPLIFDKNIEKALSGSYAYTVTEDHQLYFATPIQNQFYENAYVYEFVDDISYFYAIMNQIRYILFAGAGGFIVLITLSSLWIARNTTKPIKILLGAVQSFSRQEFRRVHLKRKDELGMLADGLDSMGRQLHDYIQYQKQFVSNVSHELKTPLAAIRGFSQYLVEGETENKELQKIYAHLLQESDRLTRLINELLLLSRFDKAGSNDLEARKTEMNELIQQVAMNMGAKAKDRGIEIRVSQAEQEPEDDGMTRVQANVNPMLMSHAIANLVDNAIKYSGSPSLIELKLEHTPSEVVIRIRDQGIGIAGDELERVQERFYRAKNASTANGSGLGLSICKEIVERFNGYIDIESQLGKGTTVTIVLPRA; this is encoded by the coding sequence GTGAACAAAGCAATCGATTACTACAGCTTCGTTACCATTGAGAAACAGATGATGGAGAAGGCGGATCTGTCCGAGCTGTCCTTCCGTGAGGTGTTGGCACAGCACAGGTCATCGTCAGGAGAGCCGCAGACGGAGGAAATCGTCAGACTTGCTCTGGAGAAGCTGAAAGCTTCAGGCAAGGAAGTACGTATCTATGATAGCTCCAAGCAATTACTGGGCTTGGCTGTGGATGGCATCATCATTAATGATGGCAAACCGCTTATTTTCGACAAAAATATAGAGAAAGCACTGAGCGGCAGTTATGCCTACACCGTCACGGAAGATCATCAGCTTTATTTTGCGACGCCCATTCAGAATCAATTCTACGAAAACGCTTATGTGTATGAATTCGTGGATGACATTTCCTACTTTTATGCGATCATGAATCAAATCCGTTATATCCTGTTTGCAGGTGCAGGCGGTTTCATTGTGCTGATTACGTTATCCAGTCTGTGGATTGCACGCAATACAACCAAGCCGATTAAGATACTACTTGGCGCTGTGCAAAGCTTCTCCAGACAGGAGTTTCGGAGAGTTCATCTAAAACGGAAGGATGAGCTGGGCATGCTGGCAGATGGGCTGGATTCCATGGGGCGACAGCTTCATGATTACATTCAGTACCAGAAACAATTTGTCTCCAACGTATCTCACGAGTTAAAAACACCCTTGGCAGCCATTCGTGGTTTCTCTCAATACTTGGTTGAAGGAGAGACTGAGAACAAGGAGCTGCAAAAAATCTATGCTCATCTGTTGCAGGAATCAGATCGACTCACCCGCTTGATTAATGAACTGTTATTATTATCTCGATTCGATAAGGCGGGTTCTAATGATTTGGAAGCCCGGAAGACGGAAATGAACGAACTGATTCAGCAAGTTGCAATGAATATGGGAGCCAAGGCTAAGGATAGAGGGATCGAGATCAGAGTTAGTCAGGCGGAGCAAGAACCGGAAGATGACGGTATGACAAGAGTGCAAGCCAACGTGAATCCAATGCTGATGTCCCATGCCATCGCCAATCTTGTGGACAATGCCATCAAATATTCAGGCAGTCCATCGCTGATCGAATTGAAGTTGGAACATACGCCAAGCGAGGTCGTTATACGGATACGTGATCAAGGCATAGGCATCGCGGGCGATGAGCTGGAGCGAGTGCAGGAACGCTTTTACCGAGCGAAAAATGCAAGTACAGCAAATGGGTCGGGTCTTGGACTTTCCATTTGCAAAGAGATTGTAGAGCGGTTTAATGGATATATCGACATTGAAAGTCAACTGGGAAAAGGGACGACCGTTACAATTGTTTTGCCTCGTGCGTAG
- a CDS encoding HAMP domain-containing sensor histidine kinase, with translation MDTKSRKNKADRKLPIDLIVIIVAAISWILILINSYSYTGLSISYSTSSYIQALLAFIILCLLASRLFLYFKAPQAGRSFWHGSLLMDYFHSWRTGLRASLQNWRLTFGIIMMFLLTPIAGICIWQAATYYGVYEQDLLILYVLLYVLFLVPYILSKLGRFIAIINGSKEIAEGNIQNTIQVTGKDALSKLAGYINNMKAGYQSALENQMKSERLKTELITNVSHDLKTPLTSIINYVDLLKKEDLSTETTRAYIETLDRKALRMKLLIEDLFEISKMASGTVELDIEYVDVATLLTQAIAESNTGMGQASAVIRERIAKFPIHAHLDGNKIWRVFENLIGNAQKYSLPGTRIYIYLDESDDQVQFKIQNTAAYEIDFAAEELFERFKRADESRQTEGSGLGLSIVKSIVELHGGEINIEIHGDQFNVILHLPKQRLI, from the coding sequence TTGGATACAAAATCGAGAAAAAATAAAGCCGATCGGAAGCTTCCAATCGACCTTATTGTCATCATTGTCGCCGCGATCTCATGGATCCTCATACTTATAAACTCGTATTCATACACGGGGTTGAGTATTAGCTATTCAACTTCAAGTTACATCCAGGCACTGCTTGCCTTTATTATTCTTTGCTTACTGGCAAGCAGGTTGTTTCTTTATTTTAAGGCACCCCAAGCTGGACGTTCCTTCTGGCATGGTAGCCTGCTGATGGATTACTTTCATAGCTGGAGAACCGGTCTTAGAGCCAGTTTGCAGAACTGGAGATTAACGTTTGGCATCATCATGATGTTTCTGCTAACTCCGATAGCGGGCATTTGTATTTGGCAGGCAGCCACATATTACGGTGTATACGAACAGGACTTGCTCATACTCTATGTGTTGCTGTATGTGCTGTTCCTGGTTCCGTATATCCTTTCCAAGCTTGGACGCTTTATCGCCATCATCAACGGGAGCAAAGAAATTGCTGAAGGCAATATTCAGAATACGATTCAGGTAACCGGCAAGGATGCCCTATCCAAGCTTGCTGGCTATATTAACAATATGAAAGCCGGGTATCAAAGCGCGCTGGAGAATCAAATGAAGAGTGAACGGTTAAAAACAGAGCTGATTACCAATGTATCGCATGATTTGAAAACCCCGCTTACTTCTATTATCAACTATGTTGATTTATTAAAAAAAGAAGATCTGTCTACGGAGACTACCCGAGCCTATATTGAAACCCTGGACCGGAAGGCGCTACGGATGAAGCTGTTGATTGAAGACCTGTTCGAAATCTCCAAGATGGCCAGCGGTACAGTAGAGCTGGATATTGAATACGTCGATGTCGCGACATTATTGACACAGGCGATCGCCGAGTCCAACACTGGTATGGGACAAGCGTCGGCAGTGATTCGGGAGAGGATCGCGAAATTCCCCATCCATGCACATTTGGACGGCAATAAAATTTGGCGTGTATTCGAAAATTTAATTGGCAACGCGCAGAAATATTCGCTTCCAGGAACCAGAATCTATATTTATTTGGACGAGTCTGATGATCAGGTACAATTCAAAATTCAAAATACGGCTGCGTATGAGATTGATTTTGCTGCGGAAGAGTTGTTCGAGCGTTTCAAAAGAGCAGATGAATCCCGCCAGACAGAAGGCTCTGGCCTAGGGCTGTCCATTGTGAAAAGCATCGTTGAGCTGCACGGCGGGGAGATCAACATCGAAATTCATGGCGATCAATTCAACGTTATTCTGCATTTGCCCAAGCAGCGCTTAATTTAA
- a CDS encoding response regulator transcription factor has translation MAINNILVVDDEPEIREALVIYLKSEDVDVFTASNGLEALEILEQETIHLIIMDNMMPQLDGIKTTFKIRENKNIPIIMLSAKSEDSDKILGLNVGADDYITKPFNPLELIARVRSQLRRFTNLGSFQSNGDELIQVRGLVLNKSSKTVEIDGEDVRLTPKEYKILELLMENKGRVFSIEEIYERVWNELIFTSENTVAVHVRNIREKIEINPKDPKYLKVVWGIGYKIEKK, from the coding sequence ATGGCTATCAATAACATTCTTGTTGTAGACGATGAACCAGAAATTCGAGAAGCGCTCGTTATTTATTTGAAAAGCGAAGATGTGGATGTATTCACTGCCTCTAACGGATTGGAGGCGCTGGAAATTCTTGAACAAGAAACCATTCATCTTATTATTATGGACAACATGATGCCGCAGCTCGATGGAATTAAAACGACATTTAAAATTCGTGAAAACAAAAATATACCGATCATTATGCTTTCCGCCAAGTCAGAAGATAGCGACAAGATTTTAGGACTCAACGTTGGTGCTGATGACTATATTACGAAGCCGTTCAATCCTCTAGAGCTGATTGCCAGAGTCCGATCTCAGCTGCGCCGGTTTACGAATTTAGGTTCCTTTCAGTCAAACGGGGATGAGCTTATACAAGTAAGAGGACTCGTGCTGAACAAAAGCTCGAAGACTGTTGAGATAGATGGTGAGGACGTTAGATTAACCCCGAAGGAATACAAAATTCTGGAGCTGCTGATGGAGAACAAAGGCAGAGTTTTCTCCATTGAAGAGATTTATGAGCGCGTGTGGAATGAACTGATCTTCACTTCAGAGAATACGGTTGCCGTACATGTAAGAAACATCCGTGAAAAAATTGAAATCAACCCTAAAGACCCAAAATATTTAAAGGTGGTATGGGGAATTGGATACAAAATCGAGAAAAAATAA
- a CDS encoding glycerophosphodiester phosphodiesterase family protein: protein MKKTMMLSLLIVIMAGMIWCNWGLVRTSQNQPDSIPGASGWQENRLIAHAFGGVDGASYTNSYEAFITNYNRGYRLFEVDLVQTTDGKLVARHDWSQKLQPGLTAHRGRNVTKLQFANSLIMGRFHPLTLPDILQLMQQYPDFDLIVDTKAGSKAQIQHRVIPEIFSPEMYDTVMGIHPFPNKIYSLYKTGASAESIVEFVRDKQLTAVAMPAYRVYLNPNLVSALNKFGVKSYVHTVNSRPVMQILSRFGVHGFYTDQEESPEELMLADAPPGHVEFSGYMSSGLASIRNIVMKVRNNGYQ, encoded by the coding sequence ATGAAGAAAACGATGATGTTAAGCTTACTCATAGTCATTATGGCAGGAATGATCTGGTGCAACTGGGGGCTTGTTAGGACAAGTCAGAATCAGCCGGACTCTATACCTGGTGCCAGCGGCTGGCAGGAAAACAGGCTTATTGCACATGCATTCGGTGGAGTTGACGGTGCCAGCTACACCAATTCTTATGAGGCATTTATAACCAATTACAATAGAGGGTACCGTTTGTTCGAGGTTGATCTTGTGCAGACGACGGACGGGAAGCTTGTAGCCAGACATGATTGGTCGCAGAAGCTACAGCCCGGCTTGACTGCTCATCGCGGACGAAACGTAACCAAGCTTCAGTTTGCGAACTCGCTTATTATGGGAAGATTCCACCCTCTTACCCTGCCGGACATCCTGCAGCTGATGCAGCAATATCCTGATTTTGACTTAATTGTGGACACGAAAGCAGGCAGCAAAGCGCAAATTCAGCACCGGGTTATACCTGAAATCTTCAGCCCGGAAATGTATGACACGGTTATGGGAATCCATCCCTTTCCAAACAAAATATATTCACTTTACAAAACTGGCGCCTCCGCCGAAAGTATTGTAGAATTCGTAAGGGACAAACAACTGACAGCTGTTGCCATGCCTGCATACCGCGTGTATCTAAACCCCAATTTAGTTTCAGCACTGAATAAGTTTGGGGTAAAAAGTTATGTTCACACGGTGAACAGCAGACCGGTTATGCAGATTCTGTCCAGGTTTGGGGTACATGGGTTTTACACAGATCAGGAAGAATCACCAGAGGAGCTGATGCTTGCAGACGCTCCCCCCGGCCATGTTGAATTTTCGGGATACATGAGTTCCGGATTAGCAAGTATAAGAAATATCGTGATGAAGGTGAGAAATAATGGCTATCAATAA
- a CDS encoding spore coat protein, whose amino-acid sequence MTLPNAKSGVRNYAMAVTECATPEIKQILMKQLDEAIDSHEKISNYMAQHGLYHPFHISEQIQLDLKNIQTAINIPS is encoded by the coding sequence ATGACTCTCCCTAACGCCAAGAGTGGAGTCAGAAATTATGCCATGGCTGTGACCGAATGTGCCACTCCCGAAATCAAGCAAATTCTGATGAAACAGCTCGATGAAGCGATAGACTCTCATGAGAAGATATCAAATTACATGGCACAGCATGGCTTATATCATCCCTTCCATATTTCAGAGCAAATTCAGCTCGACCTGAAAAACATTCAAACGGCTATCAACATTCCGTCCTGA
- a CDS encoding ABC transporter permease subunit, translating into MLLPAVILTFIFAYIPMGGLVIAFQDYKPWLGFAKSSWIGLEHFQFLFSMPENVKVIWNTLIIAGLKLIGGLIAPLIFALLLNEVRKETFKKSIQTFVYLPHFLSWVILGGILLDMLATKGMINQFLGAVFGIEPIFFLGDGTWFRIVVVTSDIWKEFGFGAIIFLASLAGINPALYEAAEVDGASRWQQTWSITIPALIPIMIVVGTLSLGNILNGGFDQIFNLYNPLVYDKGDIIDTFVYRVGLIDGKFGFSAAVGLFKSVVGFVLIVIAYRAAYKFANYRIF; encoded by the coding sequence ATGTTATTGCCAGCAGTTATCCTGACGTTCATATTTGCGTACATACCGATGGGTGGATTGGTCATTGCTTTTCAGGATTACAAGCCCTGGCTCGGGTTTGCCAAGTCTTCCTGGATTGGACTTGAGCATTTCCAATTCCTGTTCAGTATGCCGGAGAATGTGAAGGTGATCTGGAACACCCTGATTATTGCGGGGTTGAAACTGATTGGAGGTCTGATTGCACCGCTGATCTTTGCCTTGCTCCTTAACGAAGTACGAAAGGAAACCTTCAAGAAGAGTATACAAACGTTCGTTTATCTGCCGCACTTTCTGTCATGGGTCATTCTAGGCGGAATTTTGCTGGACATGCTTGCAACGAAAGGCATGATCAATCAGTTTCTTGGGGCGGTGTTTGGTATTGAACCGATCTTTTTCCTTGGGGATGGCACTTGGTTTAGAATCGTCGTTGTTACAAGTGATATCTGGAAGGAATTTGGGTTCGGTGCCATTATCTTTCTTGCCTCGCTGGCAGGCATTAATCCAGCACTGTACGAGGCAGCTGAGGTGGACGGAGCAAGTCGCTGGCAGCAAACCTGGTCCATTACGATTCCGGCTCTCATTCCCATCATGATCGTGGTAGGAACGTTGTCCCTCGGGAATATCCTGAACGGAGGATTCGATCAGATTTTCAATCTGTATAACCCGCTCGTTTACGATAAGGGTGATATCATCGACACCTTTGTATATCGGGTAGGTCTCATCGATGGCAAGTTTGGATTCTCGGCTGCAGTCGGACTTTTCAAATCGGTGGTTGGATTCGTGTTGATCGTGATTGCATACCGTGCAGCGTATAAATTTGCGAACTACCGTATTTTCTAG
- a CDS encoding carbohydrate ABC transporter permease, giving the protein MYHKTKPYKVFTVFNYTFLILLSLLCIVPLIHILAVSFSGKAAANANLVGLFPVEFTLDAYEKTLANENFLRSLWIAVQRTVLGTILSMVIVTLAAYPLSRENRSFKRRNIYTWYFVFTMLFSGGLIPFYILIQKLNLLNTMWVLILPGAVSVWNMILLLNFFRNVPKELEEAAFIDGAGYFRTLISVFLPVSMPAIATLSLFSMVGHWNAWFDGLIFLTDHEKYPLATFLQTIIVQQDFSKVSVRPEDLENISQRTIKAAQIFIGMAPILFVYPLLQRFFVKGIVLGAVKE; this is encoded by the coding sequence ATGTATCACAAAACGAAGCCTTACAAAGTATTCACTGTGTTTAACTATACGTTCTTAATTTTATTATCACTACTCTGTATAGTCCCGTTGATTCACATTCTCGCGGTCTCCTTCAGCGGTAAAGCAGCTGCCAATGCGAATCTGGTTGGACTCTTTCCGGTAGAATTTACGCTAGATGCTTATGAGAAAACATTGGCCAATGAGAACTTCCTTCGTTCCCTATGGATTGCTGTACAGCGAACTGTGCTGGGTACAATCCTGAGTATGGTTATTGTCACGTTAGCGGCCTACCCTTTATCTCGGGAGAATCGCAGCTTCAAGCGGCGTAACATCTACACCTGGTATTTTGTATTTACGATGTTGTTCAGCGGAGGATTAATTCCATTCTACATTCTTATCCAGAAACTCAATTTACTCAACACGATGTGGGTGCTTATTCTTCCCGGAGCGGTATCTGTCTGGAACATGATTCTTTTATTGAATTTCTTCCGCAACGTTCCCAAAGAGCTGGAGGAGGCTGCCTTCATCGATGGTGCGGGTTACTTTCGAACATTGATCTCTGTCTTTTTGCCCGTGTCGATGCCAGCCATCGCTACACTCTCCTTGTTCTCCATGGTAGGGCACTGGAATGCCTGGTTCGATGGGTTGATTTTCCTGACGGATCACGAAAAGTATCCATTAGCCACTTTCCTCCAGACGATCATCGTACAGCAGGACTTCAGTAAAGTTTCCGTGCGGCCCGAAGACCTGGAGAACATCTCACAACGGACGATCAAGGCCGCTCAGATATTCATTGGCATGGCACCGATTTTGTTTGTATACCCCTTACTGCAACGCTTTTTTGTTAAAGGGATTGTTCTTGGTGCTGTTAAAGAGTAA
- a CDS encoding extracellular solute-binding protein, giving the protein MFKTWQKPLRILMAATMLSGVLAACSNESTSENKPSDSNEFYSAPFENGKYVEPVTISTVFPITSSLKFKNGENIENNVHTKWAHDTLGIDIKYLWTVSEQNNAYQTKLRLMLTSGQKMPDIISFRGDSTLISDLIESGQFTDAGDLFDKYASDVYKKAMAEDPNVWNPYVRDGKRMAIPILENAYNNDPVMYIREDWLKKLNLKAPTTLAELETVMDAFVNQDPDGNGKKDTIALSVGFKNDLNTWMSESGWIFGMFGAMPNQWNKAADGSLAYGSIQPEMKPALTKMKEWMEKGYIDKEAGLYDEPKATEAFTAGKSGIIVGPYWMTGWPLPDLQKNVPDAEYKAYPLPAGPDGKMGRHGTPISTGAVLINKDMEHKDAFFVYQNYLFDHWANPDSTTFVHGFAKGYDYDIAPDGTVYKELQSDKIPGGWIDAIRYTLTFDGAIIPNLMMNTLAELAGGKEATTQYEKNLADRIPEQIKAAKIVIDQKDIIMPEMFTGVPTKTQVSRGDMLSKLEKEVLNKIIYGQAPVEDFDAFVQQYMSSGGKQITEEVNEWYDTIK; this is encoded by the coding sequence ATGTTTAAAACATGGCAAAAACCGCTTCGCATATTGATGGCTGCTACAATGTTATCTGGTGTGCTCGCAGCGTGCAGCAATGAATCGACATCAGAGAACAAGCCTAGCGACAGTAATGAATTTTATTCCGCTCCGTTTGAAAATGGTAAATATGTTGAGCCGGTTACCATCTCGACTGTATTTCCGATCACCAGCAGCTTGAAGTTCAAAAATGGGGAAAATATTGAAAATAACGTTCATACGAAGTGGGCTCACGATACACTGGGGATCGATATTAAATACTTATGGACGGTGAGTGAACAAAATAATGCGTACCAGACCAAACTTCGTCTCATGTTAACCTCGGGACAGAAAATGCCGGATATTATCTCTTTCCGTGGTGACTCCACGCTAATCAGTGATTTGATCGAATCGGGTCAATTCACGGATGCGGGGGATTTATTTGATAAATATGCCTCCGATGTTTACAAAAAAGCGATGGCGGAAGATCCAAACGTATGGAATCCGTATGTCCGTGATGGTAAACGAATGGCTATTCCCATTCTGGAGAACGCTTACAATAATGATCCCGTCATGTACATTCGCGAAGATTGGCTCAAGAAGTTAAACCTGAAAGCACCGACCACCTTAGCCGAGTTGGAGACGGTCATGGATGCCTTCGTCAATCAAGATCCGGATGGCAACGGCAAGAAGGATACCATTGCTTTGTCTGTAGGTTTCAAGAATGACTTGAACACCTGGATGTCGGAATCCGGCTGGATTTTTGGCATGTTTGGAGCGATGCCTAATCAGTGGAACAAAGCCGCAGACGGTTCACTTGCTTACGGCTCCATCCAGCCTGAGATGAAGCCCGCACTGACGAAAATGAAAGAATGGATGGAAAAAGGATACATTGATAAGGAAGCGGGGCTTTATGATGAGCCCAAAGCAACGGAGGCGTTTACTGCAGGCAAGTCCGGTATAATCGTTGGCCCTTACTGGATGACAGGCTGGCCGCTCCCGGATCTGCAAAAAAACGTGCCTGATGCCGAGTATAAAGCCTATCCACTTCCGGCCGGCCCTGACGGGAAGATGGGACGACATGGAACACCAATAAGTACAGGAGCCGTTCTCATTAATAAGGATATGGAACATAAAGATGCATTCTTTGTATATCAGAACTATTTGTTTGATCACTGGGCTAATCCGGACAGCACAACGTTCGTGCACGGATTTGCTAAAGGTTATGATTATGACATCGCTCCAGACGGAACCGTTTATAAAGAACTGCAAAGCGATAAAATTCCTGGTGGCTGGATTGATGCGATCCGCTATACGTTGACGTTTGACGGCGCGATTATACCTAACCTGATGATGAATACCCTGGCAGAGCTTGCAGGTGGGAAAGAAGCAACCACTCAGTATGAGAAAAACCTGGCAGACCGTATCCCTGAACAGATTAAGGCCGCCAAGATTGTCATTGACCAGAAGGATATCATCATGCCTGAAATGTTCACGGGTGTCCCCACGAAAACACAAGTTTCCCGAGGCGATATGCTGAGCAAGCTGGAAAAGGAAGTGTTGAATAAAATCATTTATGGCCAAGCACCTGTTGAGGATTTTGATGCATTCGTGCAACAGTACATGTCTTCTGGCGGTAAACAGATCACGGAAGAAGTAAACGAATGGTATGACACGATAAAATAA
- a CDS encoding response regulator translates to MHQILLVDDESYVIDDLEISFPWDEYRIERIHKAYSGMQALSILDEQTVDIVITDISMPVMNGLELIRQIKAAKPNLPCILLTGYAEFEYAKEATKHGVVEYLLKPLDVEKLAACLEKTVLSIEEHIRRALSYEQAMNSFREHLPSLKDRLLNQLIEGNRYAEDALNDKLAHYHLPFHAEDEVQLVLVRLEEHFTRHTTSSLQLFEYAVTNIACELFNTAFHTWHCRDRYDYLVFLLKVSHCKQLPAQDQIEDQNQGLTHISLQLHHNVNEYLKGGISVILSQKGKLQHDIRDMYEQALSALKKQVGNGTGYFLSLQESYRPVSIRSLHILYEPPTFNHLLETGQWEVFKERLHRIEAGYGTLPEQTEEHLDEIQIILLSAFHYIAHKNQALLSDLAGNEWVPRVPFRSVSQLTDWAENMLDRLRTKLEEQSLGEQHDVIHQIKTFVSANLHSLSLQSIADHVCLHPVYVSKLFKQFQGISLSEYILSVKMDLALYLLNHSQDKVYEISDKLGYANSQYFIKVFRDKFGMTPQDYREQ, encoded by the coding sequence ATGCATCAGATTCTGTTAGTTGACGATGAATCCTATGTGATTGACGATCTTGAGATCTCATTTCCATGGGATGAATATCGGATTGAGCGTATTCACAAAGCATATTCCGGAATGCAGGCCTTATCCATTCTGGATGAACAGACCGTAGATATCGTGATTACCGATATTTCAATGCCGGTGATGAACGGACTAGAGCTGATTCGGCAGATCAAGGCGGCTAAACCCAACCTGCCCTGTATTTTGCTTACCGGTTATGCCGAGTTCGAGTATGCGAAAGAAGCGACCAAACATGGGGTTGTTGAGTATTTATTAAAACCGCTAGATGTGGAAAAACTGGCGGCATGTCTGGAAAAGACGGTACTTTCCATTGAGGAGCACATTCGCAGAGCCTTGTCCTATGAACAGGCGATGAACTCGTTTCGCGAGCATCTGCCTTCGTTGAAGGACAGGCTGCTGAATCAGTTGATTGAAGGTAATCGTTATGCAGAAGATGCTTTGAACGACAAGTTGGCACACTATCATCTGCCCTTCCATGCCGAAGATGAAGTTCAACTCGTTCTGGTACGGCTAGAAGAACATTTCACCAGGCATACGACGAGCAGCCTGCAATTGTTTGAATACGCTGTGACCAACATTGCATGTGAGTTATTTAATACAGCTTTTCATACCTGGCATTGCAGGGATCGTTATGATTATCTGGTTTTTTTGTTAAAGGTAAGTCACTGTAAGCAATTGCCGGCACAGGATCAGATTGAGGATCAGAATCAGGGTCTCACGCATATTTCCCTACAACTGCATCATAACGTCAATGAATATCTGAAAGGTGGCATTTCCGTCATCCTGAGCCAAAAGGGTAAACTCCAGCATGATATCCGTGACATGTATGAGCAAGCCCTGTCCGCTCTCAAAAAGCAGGTAGGTAACGGTACAGGGTACTTCCTTTCCCTTCAGGAAAGCTATCGTCCCGTATCCATTCGTTCCTTGCATATTTTATATGAACCACCAACCTTCAATCATTTGCTTGAAACAGGACAATGGGAAGTATTCAAAGAACGTCTGCACCGAATTGAGGCAGGTTATGGCACGCTGCCTGAACAAACCGAAGAACATCTGGACGAGATTCAGATTATATTGTTGTCAGCCTTTCATTACATTGCCCACAAAAATCAAGCGCTGTTATCCGATCTGGCCGGAAACGAATGGGTTCCACGTGTGCCTTTTCGGTCCGTATCCCAGCTTACAGATTGGGCCGAGAACATGCTTGATCGACTGCGCACGAAGCTGGAAGAACAGTCTTTAGGTGAGCAACATGACGTCATTCATCAGATCAAGACGTTTGTTTCCGCCAATCTGCACTCCCTTAGCCTTCAATCGATCGCAGATCATGTATGTTTGCATCCGGTTTACGTCTCCAAGCTGTTTAAACAATTTCAAGGCATCAGCTTGAGTGAGTACATTTTAAGTGTCAAAATGGATCTTGCTCTCTACCTGCTTAACCACTCGCAGGATAAGGTATATGAGATTTCCGATAAACTGGGCTACGCCAACTCCCAATACTTCATCAAGGTGTTTCGCGATAAATTCGGTATGACGCCCCAGGATTACCGGGAGCAATAA